A genome region from Chlamydiales bacterium STE3 includes the following:
- a CDS encoding Phosphotransferase (Product derived from UniProtKB/Trembl:K2FC20;EC number derived from UniProtKB/Trembl:K2FC20), translating into MTHQWEPQQTIEPPLALQLIKEQFPELSSKNIRLLGAGWDNTAFIIDEELIFRFPRREIALSLLEAEWCALPKLASRLPVPIPIPQWKGSPTPNFPWPFIGYRLIAGFTACYANLLEDERAALAEPIAKFLALLHATPKSEFSECYIPENNHSRIDGALLTTKIEKSFEELSLLGLLENRKGLELTVQNLQNFRAPVNSFLVHGDFYVRHLLIDQKHELVGVIDWGDIHWGDPAIDLAIAHSFLPVQAHQSFIKAYGDISEETWILAKLRAIYSNTLLALFGYHSNDPNIMREGLRSLKMMAAK; encoded by the coding sequence ATGACTCATCAATGGGAACCACAGCAAACTATTGAACCACCACTTGCTTTGCAATTAATTAAAGAGCAATTTCCTGAACTTTCTTCTAAAAATATTCGCTTACTAGGGGCTGGCTGGGATAATACAGCTTTTATTATCGATGAAGAATTGATCTTTCGATTTCCTAGAAGAGAAATTGCTCTTTCTCTTTTAGAGGCCGAATGGTGTGCGTTACCTAAGCTAGCCTCACGTCTTCCGGTACCTATTCCGATTCCTCAATGGAAAGGTTCGCCAACCCCCAATTTTCCCTGGCCTTTTATTGGCTATCGCTTAATTGCTGGCTTCACTGCCTGCTATGCTAATCTCCTTGAAGATGAAAGAGCCGCACTTGCAGAACCTATTGCTAAATTCCTTGCATTACTTCATGCGACGCCTAAGTCAGAATTTTCAGAATGCTATATTCCAGAAAATAACCATAGCCGAATAGATGGGGCTTTATTGACTACCAAAATAGAAAAAAGCTTTGAAGAACTCTCTTTACTTGGCTTGCTAGAAAATAGAAAAGGACTTGAGCTTACAGTGCAAAATTTGCAAAATTTTAGAGCACCAGTTAATTCATTCCTTGTACATGGAGATTTCTATGTAAGACATCTTCTTATTGATCAAAAACACGAGCTAGTAGGAGTTATCGATTGGGGTGATATTCATTGGGGAGATCCTGCAATCGATCTTGCTATTGCCCACAGTTTTTTACCAGTACAAGCACATCAATCTTTCATAAAAGCTTACGGAGATATATCGGAAGAAACATGGATATTAGCTAAATTAAGAGCAATTTACAGCAATACATTACTTGCCTTATTTGGTTATCATTCTAATGATCCAAATATTATGCGTGAGGGACTCCGTTCTCTTAAAATGATGGCTGCTAAGTGA
- a CDS encoding Phenylalanine-4-hydroxylase (Product derived from UniProtKB/Swiss-Prot:Q9A7V7;Gene name derived from UniProtKB/Swiss-Prot:Q9A7V7;EC number derived from UniProtKB/Swiss-Prot:Q9A7V7) codes for MQHSKPCRGLTTTKAPFIENAQNAGQLFIQQAYELYDENNQKAWKKLYALLRPKWEKYANKKFMEGIQSLCLNPYRIPRLEEINAFLEPLTGFKAKAVSGYVPTYLFFDSLKRREFPTTITIRDSDRLDYLPEPDIFHDIAGHVPMHTDKTFASVLVRFGSLAHIAAKRHAHITNREEKLAKIRSNIQALSRFFWFSIEFGLMREDGRICVYGSGLLSSAGEIEHSVESPNVQRYPFQLEWVINQSFVIDRFQSLLFVIDSFEHLYEEVDRLERWLLEGKLDYICPGEPSVIEADLKAFLEVENEE; via the coding sequence ATGCAACATTCAAAGCCATGCCGTGGTTTAACCACAACAAAAGCTCCATTTATTGAAAATGCTCAAAATGCAGGCCAATTATTTATTCAACAGGCCTATGAATTATACGATGAAAATAATCAGAAAGCGTGGAAAAAATTATACGCTCTTTTGCGCCCAAAATGGGAAAAATACGCAAATAAAAAATTTATGGAGGGCATTCAATCGCTTTGTTTGAATCCTTATCGAATCCCTAGGTTGGAAGAGATAAATGCGTTTTTAGAACCACTCACAGGTTTTAAAGCAAAAGCGGTTAGCGGTTATGTGCCGACCTATTTATTTTTTGATAGTTTAAAACGTCGCGAATTCCCAACCACAATCACGATTAGGGATAGTGATCGTTTAGACTATTTACCTGAGCCAGATATTTTCCATGATATTGCAGGACACGTTCCTATGCATACAGATAAAACATTTGCTAGTGTACTTGTTAGATTTGGCTCTCTTGCTCATATAGCAGCAAAACGCCATGCCCATATCACAAATAGAGAAGAAAAATTGGCAAAAATTCGAAGCAATATTCAAGCTTTATCAAGGTTTTTTTGGTTTAGCATTGAATTTGGACTTATGCGCGAAGATGGCCGTATATGTGTATACGGAAGTGGCCTTTTAAGTTCTGCAGGTGAAATCGAACATTCAGTTGAATCCCCAAATGTTCAAAGATACCCTTTTCAGCTAGAGTGGGTCATCAATCAATCATTTGTAATTGATCGCTTTCAATCTCTACTATTTGTGATTGATTCCTTTGAACACCTTTATGAAGAGGTAGATCGATTAGAACGTTGGTTGCTGGAAGGGAAGTTAGACTACATCTGTCCTGGAGAGCCAAGCGTTATTGAAGCAGATTTGAAAGCTTTTTTAGAGGTCGAAAATGAAGAATGA
- a CDS encoding hypothetical protein (Product derived from UniProtKB/Trembl:Q6MBR2), with protein MRNKKNEKEAMEMQIIATYCLLDDYILSIKHKDWPNAKLTTSEIMLISVVAMRFFYGNMETARQFLMEHNYLRNYLSKSALNRRIHGIPTTYWEGILEFIQRAKNQGELPLYYIVDAFPVSFCRNIIIRNCRIYQGEEFRGYNFSKREWFYGLKVSVIASPDGCPLRVVLCPGREHDSVPFKVRERKLPKGSEIFGDSAYLDYDYQDMLEKNENIRLIAEPKSNSLRPIDLHDWINLKYIRKFIEGAFGVISRMLPKKIHAVTPEGFEIKVLGFLVAAATNFLPN; from the coding sequence TTGCGAAATAAAAAAAACGAGAAGGAAGCCATGGAAATGCAGATTATAGCAACTTATTGCCTTTTGGACGACTATATCCTTTCAATTAAGCATAAAGATTGGCCGAATGCCAAACTGACTACATCAGAAATTATGCTGATAAGTGTAGTGGCTATGCGATTTTTTTATGGCAATATGGAGACCGCAAGACAATTTCTCATGGAGCATAATTACCTTCGCAACTATTTAAGCAAGAGTGCGTTAAATCGCAGAATACATGGAATTCCCACGACGTATTGGGAAGGAATTTTAGAATTTATACAAAGAGCAAAGAATCAAGGAGAGTTGCCATTATATTATATTGTTGATGCCTTTCCTGTATCTTTTTGTAGAAATATAATAATACGCAACTGTAGGATTTATCAGGGAGAAGAGTTTAGAGGATATAATTTTAGTAAACGCGAGTGGTTTTATGGGCTCAAAGTCTCTGTAATAGCTTCACCAGATGGCTGTCCACTGCGAGTGGTACTTTGCCCAGGAAGGGAACATGATTCAGTGCCGTTTAAGGTTAGGGAACGTAAATTGCCAAAAGGGAGTGAAATTTTTGGTGATTCAGCCTATTTGGATTACGACTATCAAGACATGTTAGAGAAAAATGAAAATATACGATTGATAGCAGAGCCAAAATCTAATTCCTTACGGCCGATCGATCTGCATGATTGGATAAATTTAAAATATATTCGCAAGTTTATTGAGGGAGCATTTGGCGTGATCTCCAGAATGCTGCCTAAAAAGATTCATGCTGTTACTCCTGAAGGCTTCGAGATTAAAGTGTTAGGATTTCTTGTTGCAGCTGCAACAAATTTTCTACCAAATTAG
- a CDS encoding Uncharacterized protein (Product derived from UniProtKB/Trembl:K2AGD8) gives MTEKQSLPPQYIIDCLNANYGIAVTTLIFLPLGADMNASVYKAETHNGLSYFVKLKRGHPYDISVIILALLQASGIQQIIPPIKAINGKLTQCINDFTLTLYPFVDGQNGFCYTLKNDQWITLGKALRQVHEFEVPPSIKAQIRKEAYSSKWRKAVRSLDDHIDGNLTGNETALKLQAFMKEHRTIIHRLLDRAESLSQKIQEQSPEFVLCHSDLHGGNVLIDRNDAIYIVDWDEPIMAPKERDLMFIGGGVANVWNNPHEEEFFYKGYGSTNINRVILAYYRHERIVEDIAEYGEALLLTTAGGETRLEMYKQFIDMFEPGGVVEIAFKTDEGLAL, from the coding sequence GCCAATTACGGTATCGCAGTTACTACGCTTATATTTCTTCCTTTAGGAGCGGATATGAATGCGTCCGTATATAAAGCTGAGACACATAACGGGCTGTCCTATTTCGTAAAGCTAAAACGTGGCCATCCCTATGATATTAGCGTTATAATATTAGCATTGCTACAGGCATCAGGAATTCAACAAATTATTCCACCTATCAAAGCAATCAATGGCAAGTTAACTCAGTGCATCAACGATTTTACTCTTACCCTATATCCATTTGTCGATGGGCAGAATGGGTTTTGCTATACTCTAAAAAATGATCAATGGATTACCCTAGGTAAAGCATTGCGGCAAGTTCATGAATTTGAGGTACCACCATCAATCAAAGCTCAGATTAGGAAAGAAGCTTATTCATCCAAATGGCGGAAAGCCGTTCGATCGCTTGATGACCATATTGATGGGAACCTAACCGGTAATGAAACGGCTTTGAAGTTACAAGCATTTATGAAGGAGCACAGGACGATAATTCATCGCCTGTTAGATCGAGCCGAATCTTTAAGCCAAAAGATCCAGGAACAATCGCCCGAATTTGTCCTGTGCCATTCAGACCTTCATGGCGGGAATGTATTGATAGATAGAAATGACGCCATCTACATAGTGGATTGGGATGAACCTATTATGGCCCCTAAAGAACGTGATCTCATGTTTATTGGTGGAGGTGTAGCTAATGTCTGGAATAATCCTCACGAGGAAGAATTTTTTTATAAAGGCTACGGAAGTACTAACATCAATAGGGTAATCCTAGCCTATTATCGACATGAACGAATTGTAGAAGATATTGCAGAATACGGTGAAGCGTTGCTTTTGACAACGGCCGGAGGTGAAACCAGACTAGAAATGTACAAACAGTTCATAGACATGTTTGAACCAGGCGGCGTGGTGGAGATAGCATTCAAAACAGATGAGGGATTAGCCCTTTAA
- a CDS encoding Nisin-resistance protein (Product derived from UniProtKB/Swiss-Prot:P23648;Gene name derived from UniProtKB/Swiss-Prot:P23648) has translation MIFKMVKGIFILFLFLFSTIDAFTITKNHPRQEFNLSQEAYSYLEEALAHMERGSVNREILNWNALRREVYKKASNALTPKDTYEAIELAISLLNDDHSFFMKPDQAIFFETKSDDQAIDIIQSNSRLINSQIGYLLVPPCNSLSEDSMKEYALSLQQEIQALDINNLSKWIVDLRGNCGGNMWPMVLGLRPLIEIETFGFFSDGSGEYYAWNFEGLSVKTDNLEICSLNALSYKLNQLHPQIAVLVDNQTASSGEATTIAFLGGDKTKVFGQKTAGYTSANEAIQLSDGATIFLATTYSADRLRRIYHDGITPDQITEVGDFALNEAIRWLETENN, from the coding sequence ATGATTTTTAAAATGGTTAAAGGCATTTTTATTTTATTTCTTTTTTTATTTTCAACTATTGATGCATTCACCATCACTAAAAATCATCCTCGACAGGAATTTAACTTAAGCCAAGAAGCTTATAGTTACCTTGAAGAGGCTCTCGCACATATGGAGAGAGGTTCAGTAAATAGAGAAATCCTCAATTGGAATGCACTAAGGAGAGAAGTATACAAGAAAGCGTCAAATGCCCTTACCCCCAAAGACACCTATGAGGCAATCGAACTAGCTATATCTCTCCTGAATGATGATCACAGTTTTTTTATGAAACCGGATCAGGCTATTTTTTTTGAGACCAAAAGTGATGATCAAGCTATAGATATTATCCAATCAAATAGTAGGTTGATCAATAGTCAAATTGGTTATTTATTAGTTCCCCCTTGTAATTCATTATCTGAAGATTCAATGAAAGAATATGCATTGAGCCTCCAACAAGAAATTCAGGCATTGGACATAAATAACCTAAGTAAATGGATTGTTGATCTTCGTGGAAATTGTGGGGGAAATATGTGGCCTATGGTCCTGGGACTAAGGCCTTTAATTGAAATAGAAACATTTGGATTTTTCTCAGATGGTTCGGGAGAATATTATGCTTGGAATTTTGAAGGCCTGTCAGTAAAAACTGATAACCTCGAAATATGCTCCCTTAATGCACTATCCTACAAGCTCAACCAATTGCATCCACAGATTGCCGTTCTTGTAGATAATCAGACGGCTAGCTCAGGTGAGGCAACAACTATTGCCTTTTTAGGGGGAGATAAGACAAAGGTATTTGGGCAAAAAACGGCAGGTTATACTTCTGCAAATGAGGCAATTCAACTTAGCGATGGAGCTACTATTTTTTTAGCCACGACTTATTCAGCAGACCGTTTAAGAAGGATCTATCACGATGGTATAACGCCTGATCAAATCACGGAAGTGGGAGATTTTGCTTTAAATGAAGCTATTAGATGGCTGGAGACAGAAAACAATTAA
- a CDS encoding hypothetical protein (Product derived from UniProtKB/Trembl:Q6MCV8) translates to MKNEMSLSNQEKVYHAISTTFCVIVVLSNIISAKIVVLPYLNFSIPAGLITYPLTFLLGDLVTEIFGVKKAKLMIYTALGMNLLSFGIIEITLLLPTEMLETQNAFHTVLDLSSLRIFSSLIAYIVAQIADIYLYAMIKRWTGPNLLWLRNNGSTCISQMIDTLIIDIIFLYWGLGMAMNQVLPIMIFSYAYKTFFSLSSTPLFYFCVFIIQKKLKYNNQLCLQNLTLTHQN, encoded by the coding sequence ATGAAGAATGAGATGAGCCTTTCAAACCAGGAAAAGGTGTACCATGCTATTAGCACAACCTTTTGTGTCATTGTGGTCCTTTCTAACATCATATCTGCAAAGATAGTCGTGTTACCCTATCTAAACTTTAGCATTCCAGCAGGCTTAATTACCTACCCTCTTACATTTTTATTGGGTGATCTTGTCACTGAAATTTTTGGAGTGAAGAAGGCTAAGCTTATGATCTACACCGCTTTGGGAATGAATCTATTAAGCTTCGGTATTATCGAAATAACTCTATTGTTACCCACAGAAATGTTGGAAACGCAAAATGCCTTTCATACAGTACTTGATTTAAGTAGCTTACGCATTTTTTCCTCCCTCATAGCGTACATTGTTGCTCAAATTGCCGATATTTATTTGTATGCAATGATAAAAAGATGGACAGGCCCCAACTTATTATGGCTGCGCAATAATGGTTCGACTTGCATTTCTCAAATGATCGACACACTTATCATTGATATTATCTTTTTATATTGGGGACTTGGCATGGCGATGAACCAAGTGCTACCTATTATGATTTTTTCATATGCTTACAAAACTTTTTTTAGTCTCTCTTCTACTCCTTTATTTTATTTTTGTGTTTTTATCATTCAAAAGAAATTGAAGTACAATAATCAGTTATGTCTTCAAAATTTAACATTAACCCATCAAAATTAG
- a CDS encoding putative pterin-4-alpha-carbinolamine dehydratase (Product derived from UniProtKB/Swiss-Prot:A6TVX6;EC number derived from UniProtKB/Swiss-Prot:A6TVX6), with amino-acid sequence MDSNCKLSNKKCIPCNKDIPTLKGHPLVELHKQLGNGWKVVEEHHLEKDYLFSDFREALAFTNKIGAIAEQEGHHPDILLSYGKVRIQLWTHKIDGLSESDFVLAAKCDEV; translated from the coding sequence ATGGATTCAAATTGCAAACTTTCAAATAAAAAGTGCATACCCTGCAACAAAGATATTCCTACTTTAAAAGGTCATCCACTGGTTGAACTGCATAAGCAACTCGGCAATGGCTGGAAGGTAGTTGAAGAGCATCATCTAGAAAAGGATTATCTTTTTTCAGACTTTCGCGAAGCTCTCGCTTTCACTAACAAAATTGGCGCCATTGCTGAGCAAGAAGGACATCACCCTGATATCCTTCTTAGCTATGGAAAAGTCAGAATTCAACTCTGGACACATAAAATTGATGGATTGTCTGAAAGTGATTTTGTGTTAGCAGCAAAATGCGATGAGGTATGA